In the genome of Monodelphis domestica isolate mMonDom1 chromosome 2, mMonDom1.pri, whole genome shotgun sequence, one region contains:
- the NHSL1 gene encoding NHS-like protein 1 isoform X7: protein MVIFINTKIKSLIKLFKKKTVSNLDEESRWTVHYTAPWHQQENVFLPTTRPPCVEDLHRQAKLNLKSVLRECDKLRRDGYRSSQYYSQGPTFSKSSLACDTYKDEDEESDQKCSISSSEEEKLIATRRARTPTSNDLSDINTQTNWTKSLPLPTPEEKMRQQAQTVQTDVVPINVTATGTSQNDFRGHSMYVPDHYSTLGRLDNYRPAVQRSETRDSSCQTDEVKVVPPSMRRIRAQKGQGIAAQMSQFSVSSGNMSVMSDSAGVVFPPRFHSDVGFHSLPRPGTRLSLQPLESPQAVENPAEDLAGILAYQMGKLQVDENFEHARCISTPGTLSRPKSEELRHYESEKTSPACIVSPHAAYSTSLIANATISSSSEVIAIHTVQNTGQLDSRITSSSPYARMMKSRDNLATSSAIKDDHRSSSGNWSESSSTRHSQTSDTITSNVVMMASLCDSDASLNTPGNKENGSRNVAYNSRNNLNFLSHSQDSDGKSESSYSGDRAPGGTEPWEYKASGSERASPHKSHCITPGYSTPASNMSSSSLDQASVKEDANSLYSVDHDGYYTSMHMDSGIKSRNRCNSSDGFGNPRHSVINVFDGKAQKNQGDQLQNCDKSLPRNISLKKAKKPPLPPFRTDSLRRSPKKKTQPNGQVLNETLIATLQHSLQLNLQRKDSSSPSQSPCSDYEDPWLLRSRSQSTVSTSSSMVSATAPNVYSLCAVTPSQSDTSSVKSEYGDPWGYYIDYTGVQEDQGKSSGTGPPNAVTPLCDLATSHLQDGCRVPVPQVSSGLAKPKNASPEKSHRVTSPSSGYSSQSNTPTALTPVPVFLKSISPGNGKSKLKPKVPERKSSLISSVSISSSSTSLSSNTSTEGSVNMKKLDSAVSTPPIPPLSPASVHPLNHSPLPPPPPLADALELSTVQHSPIFPPPPPEVLASSFLPTDTCFPLPPASFSMPNSTAPLPPPPSSLFPSSVPPPAPPLDPKLMKEAWPSLKKCGQQDSSCAVLKPSLTKEETTKPPMPLITTKALQMVRLRPVNKPSETSGAQPGKPASETESQENNSVVPQDPLKPSSALKHRGSINGLDSSKAQNVPVKNTPPTPEKGSFWGWHSRTAELAALQRHGDAADPAPSSEASFSGTNAEEGGQVSGQDEESPSGLRTALLQEQPSSPKKTHGSSSPSRKPPPISKKPKLFLVVPPPHIDFTAEKTTKVNESVSSPARGEVVDVNGKEAQESFAAGPGSAETDFGSLVPGGGAVGSTFLAGVGADVYMVQPDVSPAQGAPKQEEPTTSDEGSRIESTEDSGGNVGSPPSREDGNIGVFEADMVCTSPGPCSSLKEDGGDEVTTPSRPRTTEDLFAAIHRSKRKVLGRKDSDDDHSRNHSPSPPVTPTGAAPSLASLKQAGSIQRSIRKSSTSSDNFKALLLKKGSRTDASSRMSAAEMLKNTDPRFHRSKSESSSDTPDSPSSCSPNKNRRAQEEWAKNEGLMPRSLSFSGTRYGRSRTPPSAASSRYSMRNRIQSSPMTVISEGEGEATEPTENRLHRTAGVGREKEMDGFTGNEMDTSDLPYSEECGSKGAQAPNHVDSTDKTASKTLSGQCRSSLREES, encoded by the exons tgTTCCATCTCTTCCTCAGAGGAAGAAAAACTCATTGCTACCAGGAGAGCCAGAACTCCCACTTCAAATGATTTATCTGATATCAACACGCAGACAAATTGGACCAAGTCACTTCCCCTGCCAACACCAGAGGAAAAGATGAGACAGCAAGCACAAACAGTCCAGACAGATGTGGTTCCTATTAATGTAACTG CTACTGGCACTAGCCAGAATGACTTCCGTGGTCACTCGATGTATGTCCCCGACCACTACTCCACACTAGGAAGGCTTGACAACTATCGACCCGCCGTTCAGCGTTCTGAAACCAGGGACTCTAGTTGTCAGACTGATGAAGTAAAAGTTGTGCCCCCTTCCATGAGAAGAATCAGGGCACAAAAGGGGCAAGGTATTGCTGCCCAGATGAGCCAGTTCTCCGTCTCATCAGGGAACATGTCAGTGATGAGCGATTCTGCAGGTGTTGTGTTTCCTCCACGCTTCCACAGTGATGTGGGTTTCCATAGCCTTCCTCGTCCTGGAACAAGGTTGTCCCTTCAACCTCTTGAGTCACCCCAGGCTGTTGAGAACCCTGCAGAGGACTTGGCTGGCATTCTCGCCTACCAGATGGGTAAGCTGCAAGTTGATGAAAACTTTGAGCATGCGAGATGTATCTCAACACCTGGGACATTATCGAGACCTAAATCAGAAGAGTTGAGACATTATGAAAGTGAAAAAACAAGCCCAGCCTGTATTGTTTCTCCTCATGCTGCCTACTCTACCAGCCTCATAGCAAatgccacaatttcttcatcATCAGAGGTTATTGCTATACACACAGTCCAGAATACTGGACAGCTGGACAGCAGAATCACCAGCTCATCCCCTTATGCCAGGATGATGAAGTCCAGAGACAATCTTGCCACCAGCAGTGCCATAAAAGATGATCATCGGTCTTCCAGTGGTAACTGGAGCGAGAGTAGCTCGACACGACACTCACAGACCTCAGACACCATTACCAGCAATGTAGTCATGATGGCGTCCCTCTGTGACTCCGATGCCTCTCTGAACACTCCAGGAAACAAGGAGAATGGGTCCCGAAATGTAGCCTACAACAGCAGAAACAACCTGAATTTCCTAAGCCATTCCCAAGACAGTGATGGTAAGAGTGAGTCCAGTTACTCAGGTGACAGAGCACCTGGGGGCACAGAGCCCTGGGAATATAAAGCATCAGGCAGTGAGAGGGCATCCCCACACAAGTCACATTGTATTACTCCTGGCTACTCCACTCCTGCTAGTAACATGAGCAGCAGTAGTTTAGACCAAGCCTCAGTCAAAGAGGATGCAAATTCTCTCTACTCAGTAGACCATGATGGCTACTACACTTCCATGCACATGGACTCTGGAATCAAATCAAGAAATCGGTGCAATAGCAGTGATGGCTTTGGGAACCCCAGGCACAGTGTGATTAATGTTTTTGATGGTAAAGCCCAGAAAAATCAAGGTGACCAGTTGCAAAACTGTGATAAATCTCTGCCACGAAACATCTCCTTAAAGAAAGCGAAGaaacctccccttccccctttcagaACAGATTCCCTTCGAAGGTCCCCCAAGAAAAAAACTCAACCCAATGGGCAGGTGCTAAATGAGACTCTGATTGCTACCCTCCAACATTCCCTACAACTGAATCTGCAGAGGAAAGATAGTAGTTCTCCTTCCCAGAGCCCCTGTAGCGATTACGAAGATCCATGGCTCCTCCGTTCCCGTAGCCAGAGCACAGTCAGCACGAGCAGCAGCATGGTGTCGGCCACAGCACCAAATGTGTATTCCCTTTGCGCGGTCACCCCATCTCAGAGCGACACAAGCAGCGTCAAATCAGAGTACGGAGATCCTTGGGGTTACTACATCGACTATACTGGCGTACAAGAAGATCAGGGGAAATCCAGTGGCACAGGTCCACCTAATGCTGTGACTCCATTGTGTGATCTTGCCACCAGCCATCTCCAGGATGGGTGCAGGGTGCCTGTCCCACAAGTGTCTAGTGGATTGGCCAAACCAAAGAACGCTTCCCCAGAGAAGTCTCACAGGGTCACTTCCCCATCTAGTGGCTATTCCAGCCAATCGAATACCCCCACAGCGCTTACTCCAGTGCCTGTGTTTTTAAAATCTATCTCACCAGGAAATGGGAAATCAAAGTTGAAGCCCAAAGTGCCTGAAAGAAAATCCTCCCTGATATCTTCAGTATCTATCTCTTCATCTTCAACTTCCCTTTCTTCCAATACTTCAACTGAAGGCAGTGTGAATATGAAGAAATTAGATTCAGCTGTAAGCACTCCTCccattcctcctctttccccagcATCTGTACATCCTCTTAatcactcccctctccctcctcctcctcctttagcAGATGCCTTGGAACTGTCCACTGTACAGCattctcccatttttcctcctccaccaccagaagtccttgcttcttcttttcttccaacGGATACATGCTTTCCTCTTCCCCCAGCATCCTTCAGTATGCCCAATTCAACTGCTCCCTTGCCACCTCCTCcttcatctctctttccctcttctgtgCCTCCACCTGCTCCACCTCTTGACCCTAAGTTGATGAAAGAAGCTTGGCCCTCTTTAAAAAAGTGTGGCCAACAGGATTCTTCTTGTGCTGTACTTAAACCGTCTCTCACCAAGGAAGAAACCACTAAACCACCAATGCCCCTAATAACCACTAAAGCATTACAGATGGTACGGTTGAGGCCTGTGAACAAGCCCTCAGAAACATCAGGAGCACAGCCAGGCAAACCAGCTTCTGAAACAGAATCTCAGGAAAATAATTCTGTGGTGCCACAGGATCCTTTAAaaccatcttctgccttgaaacacaGAGGGAGCATCAATGGACTAGACAGCAGCAAAGCCCAAAATGTCCCCGTTAAAAACACACCTCCAACTCCTGAGAAGGGCTCGTTTTGGGGTTGGCACAGCAGGACAGCTGAGCTTGCTGCTCTTCAAAGGCATGGGGATGCAGCTGATCCTGCACCATCCTCCGAAGCATCCTTTTCAGGAACAAATGCTGAGGAAGGAGGGCAGGTTTCTGGGCAGGACGAGGAATCTCCTTCTGGCCTCAGGACTGCATTGCTCCAGGAGCAGCCCAGCTCTCCAAAGAAGACACATGGCTCTTCTTCACCCAGCAGGAAACCACCTCCTATTTCAAAGAAACCCAAACTGTTCCTTGTCGTGCCACCTCCGCACATAGATTTCACAGCAGAGAAAACAACCAAAGTGAATGAAAGTGTCAGCAGCCCAGCCAGGGGAGAAGTGGTTGATGTGAATGGCAAAGAGGCTCAAGAGAGCTTTGCTGCAGGACCTGGTTCTGCCGAGACAGACTTTGGCAGCTTGGTACCAGGGGGTGGAGCTGTGGGATCCACCTTCCTTGCAGGAGTGGGAGCCGATGTCTATATGGTACAGCCTGATGTATCACCAGCTCAAGGAGCTCCCAAGCAGGAGGAGCCAACCACTTCAGATGAAGGCAGCAGGATAGAGAGCACTGAAGACAGTGGTGGTAACGTGGGCAGTCCCCCCTCTCGAGAGGATGGTAACA TTGGGGTATTTGAGGCTGACATGGTATGTACCTCTCCTGGACCATGCAGTAGCCTTAAGGAAGATGGGGGTGATGAGGTGACAACTCCAAGTAGACCCAGAACTACAGAAGACCTTTTTGCAGCTATCCACAG GTCTAAGAGGAAAGTCCTTGGCCGAAAGGATTCTGATGATGATCATTCCCGAAACCATTCTCCATCACCTCCAGTGACACCCACTGGGGCTGCCCCCAGCCTGGCTTCCCTTAAGCAAGCAGGATCCATCCAGAGAAGCATTCGTAAGAGTAGTACTAGCAGTGATAACTTCAAAGCTCTGCTGCTGAAAAAGGGGAGCCGGACAGATGCCAGCTCTCGAATGTCAGCGGCTGAGATGCTGAAGAATACAGACCCAAGGTTTCACAGATCCAAGTCGGAGTCCTCGTCAGACACCCCTGACAGCCCCTCAAGCTGTTCTCCAAACAAGAACAGGAGGGCCCAGGAGGAGTGGGCCAAGAATGAAGGCCTGATGCCAAGGAGTCTGTCCTTCTCTGGCACCAGGTATGGCCGGAGCCGGACACCGCCTTCTGCTGCAAGTAGCAGGTACAGCATGAGGAACCGAATTCAAAGCAGCCCCATGACTGTCATTtctgagggagaaggggaagcaaCAGAGCCCACAGAGAACAGACTCCATCGGACTGCAGGAgttggaagggaaaaagaaatggatggaTTTACTGGGAATGAAATGGACACTAGTGATCTGCCATATTCTGAAGAGTGTGGCTCCAAGGGAGCTCAGGCTCCTAACCATGTTGACTCCACAGATAAGACAGCTAGTAAGACTCTATCAGGACAATGTAGAAGTTCTTTAAGGGAAGAGAGTTAG
- the NHSL1 gene encoding NHS-like protein 1 isoform X6: protein MFCLKAVSNLDEESRWTVHYTAPWHQQENVFLPTTRPPCVEDLHRQAKLNLKSVLRECDKLRRDGYRSSQYYSQGPTFSKSSLACDTYKDEDEESDQKCSISSSEEEKLIATRRARTPTSNDLSDINTQTNWTKSLPLPTPEEKMRQQAQTVQTDVVPINVTGENFDRQASLRRSLIYTDTVVRRPKKVKRRKTITGIPDIIQKELATGTSQNDFRGHSMYVPDHYSTLGRLDNYRPAVQRSETRDSSCQTDEVKVVPPSMRRIRAQKGQGIAAQMSQFSVSSGNMSVMSDSAGVVFPPRFHSDVGFHSLPRPGTRLSLQPLESPQAVENPAEDLAGILAYQMGKLQVDENFEHARCISTPGTLSRPKSEELRHYESEKTSPACIVSPHAAYSTSLIANATISSSSEVIAIHTVQNTGQLDSRITSSSPYARMMKSRDNLATSSAIKDDHRSSSGNWSESSSTRHSQTSDTITSNVVMMASLCDSDASLNTPGNKENGSRNVAYNSRNNLNFLSHSQDSDGKSESSYSGDRAPGGTEPWEYKASGSERASPHKSHCITPGYSTPASNMSSSSLDQASVKEDANSLYSVDHDGYYTSMHMDSGIKSRNRCNSSDGFGNPRHSVINVFDGKAQKNQGDQLQNCDKSLPRNISLKKAKKPPLPPFRTDSLRRSPKKKTQPNGQVLNETLIATLQHSLQLNLQRKDSSSPSQSPCSDYEDPWLLRSRSQSTVSTSSSMVSATAPNVYSLCAVTPSQSDTSSVKSEYGDPWGYYIDYTGVQEDQGKSSGTGPPNAVTPLCDLATSHLQDGCRVPVPQVSSGLAKPKNASPEKSHRVTSPSSGYSSQSNTPTALTPVPVFLKSISPGNGKSKLKPKVPERKSSLISSVSISSSSTSLSSNTSTEGSVNMKKLDSAVSTPPIPPLSPASVHPLNHSPLPPPPPLADALELSTVQHSPIFPPPPPEVLASSFLPTDTCFPLPPASFSMPNSTAPLPPPPSSLFPSSVPPPAPPLDPKLMKEAWPSLKKCGQQDSSCAVLKPSLTKEETTKPPMPLITTKALQMVRLRPVNKPSETSGAQPGKPASETESQENNSVVPQDPLKPSSALKHRGSINGLDSSKAQNVPVKNTPPTPEKGSFWGWHSRTAELAALQRHGDAADPAPSSEASFSGTNAEEGGQVSGQDEESPSGLRTALLQEQPSSPKKTHGSSSPSRKPPPISKKPKLFLVVPPPHIDFTAEKTTKVNESVSSPARGEVVDVNGKEAQESFAAGPGSAETDFGSLVPGGGAVGSTFLAGVGADVYMVQPDVSPAQGAPKQEEPTTSDEGSRIESTEDSGGNVGSPPSREDGNIGVFEADMVCTSPGPCSSLKEDGGDEVTTPSRPRTTEDLFAAIHRSKRKVLGRKDSDDDHSRNHSPSPPVTPTGAAPSLASLKQAGSIQRSIRKSSTSSDNFKALLLKKGSRTDASSRMSAAEMLKNTDPRFHRSKSESSSDTPDSPSSCSPNKNRRAQEEWAKNEGLMPRSLSFSGTRYGRSRTPPSAASSRYSMRNRIQSSPMTVISEGEGEATEPTENRLHRTAGVGREKEMDGFTGNEMDTSDLPYSEECGSKGAQAPNHVDSTDKTASKTLSGQCRSSLREES, encoded by the exons tgTTCCATCTCTTCCTCAGAGGAAGAAAAACTCATTGCTACCAGGAGAGCCAGAACTCCCACTTCAAATGATTTATCTGATATCAACACGCAGACAAATTGGACCAAGTCACTTCCCCTGCCAACACCAGAGGAAAAGATGAGACAGCAAGCACAAACAGTCCAGACAGATGTGGTTCCTATTAATGTAACTG GGGAGAATTTCGACCGCCAAGCCAGCCTTCGGCGGTCTCTAATTTACACAGACACTGTTGTAAGACGGCCGAAGAAAGTCAAAAGGAGAAAGACTATTACAGGAATCCCTGACATCATACAAAAGGAGCTAG CTACTGGCACTAGCCAGAATGACTTCCGTGGTCACTCGATGTATGTCCCCGACCACTACTCCACACTAGGAAGGCTTGACAACTATCGACCCGCCGTTCAGCGTTCTGAAACCAGGGACTCTAGTTGTCAGACTGATGAAGTAAAAGTTGTGCCCCCTTCCATGAGAAGAATCAGGGCACAAAAGGGGCAAGGTATTGCTGCCCAGATGAGCCAGTTCTCCGTCTCATCAGGGAACATGTCAGTGATGAGCGATTCTGCAGGTGTTGTGTTTCCTCCACGCTTCCACAGTGATGTGGGTTTCCATAGCCTTCCTCGTCCTGGAACAAGGTTGTCCCTTCAACCTCTTGAGTCACCCCAGGCTGTTGAGAACCCTGCAGAGGACTTGGCTGGCATTCTCGCCTACCAGATGGGTAAGCTGCAAGTTGATGAAAACTTTGAGCATGCGAGATGTATCTCAACACCTGGGACATTATCGAGACCTAAATCAGAAGAGTTGAGACATTATGAAAGTGAAAAAACAAGCCCAGCCTGTATTGTTTCTCCTCATGCTGCCTACTCTACCAGCCTCATAGCAAatgccacaatttcttcatcATCAGAGGTTATTGCTATACACACAGTCCAGAATACTGGACAGCTGGACAGCAGAATCACCAGCTCATCCCCTTATGCCAGGATGATGAAGTCCAGAGACAATCTTGCCACCAGCAGTGCCATAAAAGATGATCATCGGTCTTCCAGTGGTAACTGGAGCGAGAGTAGCTCGACACGACACTCACAGACCTCAGACACCATTACCAGCAATGTAGTCATGATGGCGTCCCTCTGTGACTCCGATGCCTCTCTGAACACTCCAGGAAACAAGGAGAATGGGTCCCGAAATGTAGCCTACAACAGCAGAAACAACCTGAATTTCCTAAGCCATTCCCAAGACAGTGATGGTAAGAGTGAGTCCAGTTACTCAGGTGACAGAGCACCTGGGGGCACAGAGCCCTGGGAATATAAAGCATCAGGCAGTGAGAGGGCATCCCCACACAAGTCACATTGTATTACTCCTGGCTACTCCACTCCTGCTAGTAACATGAGCAGCAGTAGTTTAGACCAAGCCTCAGTCAAAGAGGATGCAAATTCTCTCTACTCAGTAGACCATGATGGCTACTACACTTCCATGCACATGGACTCTGGAATCAAATCAAGAAATCGGTGCAATAGCAGTGATGGCTTTGGGAACCCCAGGCACAGTGTGATTAATGTTTTTGATGGTAAAGCCCAGAAAAATCAAGGTGACCAGTTGCAAAACTGTGATAAATCTCTGCCACGAAACATCTCCTTAAAGAAAGCGAAGaaacctccccttccccctttcagaACAGATTCCCTTCGAAGGTCCCCCAAGAAAAAAACTCAACCCAATGGGCAGGTGCTAAATGAGACTCTGATTGCTACCCTCCAACATTCCCTACAACTGAATCTGCAGAGGAAAGATAGTAGTTCTCCTTCCCAGAGCCCCTGTAGCGATTACGAAGATCCATGGCTCCTCCGTTCCCGTAGCCAGAGCACAGTCAGCACGAGCAGCAGCATGGTGTCGGCCACAGCACCAAATGTGTATTCCCTTTGCGCGGTCACCCCATCTCAGAGCGACACAAGCAGCGTCAAATCAGAGTACGGAGATCCTTGGGGTTACTACATCGACTATACTGGCGTACAAGAAGATCAGGGGAAATCCAGTGGCACAGGTCCACCTAATGCTGTGACTCCATTGTGTGATCTTGCCACCAGCCATCTCCAGGATGGGTGCAGGGTGCCTGTCCCACAAGTGTCTAGTGGATTGGCCAAACCAAAGAACGCTTCCCCAGAGAAGTCTCACAGGGTCACTTCCCCATCTAGTGGCTATTCCAGCCAATCGAATACCCCCACAGCGCTTACTCCAGTGCCTGTGTTTTTAAAATCTATCTCACCAGGAAATGGGAAATCAAAGTTGAAGCCCAAAGTGCCTGAAAGAAAATCCTCCCTGATATCTTCAGTATCTATCTCTTCATCTTCAACTTCCCTTTCTTCCAATACTTCAACTGAAGGCAGTGTGAATATGAAGAAATTAGATTCAGCTGTAAGCACTCCTCccattcctcctctttccccagcATCTGTACATCCTCTTAatcactcccctctccctcctcctcctcctttagcAGATGCCTTGGAACTGTCCACTGTACAGCattctcccatttttcctcctccaccaccagaagtccttgcttcttcttttcttccaacGGATACATGCTTTCCTCTTCCCCCAGCATCCTTCAGTATGCCCAATTCAACTGCTCCCTTGCCACCTCCTCcttcatctctctttccctcttctgtgCCTCCACCTGCTCCACCTCTTGACCCTAAGTTGATGAAAGAAGCTTGGCCCTCTTTAAAAAAGTGTGGCCAACAGGATTCTTCTTGTGCTGTACTTAAACCGTCTCTCACCAAGGAAGAAACCACTAAACCACCAATGCCCCTAATAACCACTAAAGCATTACAGATGGTACGGTTGAGGCCTGTGAACAAGCCCTCAGAAACATCAGGAGCACAGCCAGGCAAACCAGCTTCTGAAACAGAATCTCAGGAAAATAATTCTGTGGTGCCACAGGATCCTTTAAaaccatcttctgccttgaaacacaGAGGGAGCATCAATGGACTAGACAGCAGCAAAGCCCAAAATGTCCCCGTTAAAAACACACCTCCAACTCCTGAGAAGGGCTCGTTTTGGGGTTGGCACAGCAGGACAGCTGAGCTTGCTGCTCTTCAAAGGCATGGGGATGCAGCTGATCCTGCACCATCCTCCGAAGCATCCTTTTCAGGAACAAATGCTGAGGAAGGAGGGCAGGTTTCTGGGCAGGACGAGGAATCTCCTTCTGGCCTCAGGACTGCATTGCTCCAGGAGCAGCCCAGCTCTCCAAAGAAGACACATGGCTCTTCTTCACCCAGCAGGAAACCACCTCCTATTTCAAAGAAACCCAAACTGTTCCTTGTCGTGCCACCTCCGCACATAGATTTCACAGCAGAGAAAACAACCAAAGTGAATGAAAGTGTCAGCAGCCCAGCCAGGGGAGAAGTGGTTGATGTGAATGGCAAAGAGGCTCAAGAGAGCTTTGCTGCAGGACCTGGTTCTGCCGAGACAGACTTTGGCAGCTTGGTACCAGGGGGTGGAGCTGTGGGATCCACCTTCCTTGCAGGAGTGGGAGCCGATGTCTATATGGTACAGCCTGATGTATCACCAGCTCAAGGAGCTCCCAAGCAGGAGGAGCCAACCACTTCAGATGAAGGCAGCAGGATAGAGAGCACTGAAGACAGTGGTGGTAACGTGGGCAGTCCCCCCTCTCGAGAGGATGGTAACA TTGGGGTATTTGAGGCTGACATGGTATGTACCTCTCCTGGACCATGCAGTAGCCTTAAGGAAGATGGGGGTGATGAGGTGACAACTCCAAGTAGACCCAGAACTACAGAAGACCTTTTTGCAGCTATCCACAG GTCTAAGAGGAAAGTCCTTGGCCGAAAGGATTCTGATGATGATCATTCCCGAAACCATTCTCCATCACCTCCAGTGACACCCACTGGGGCTGCCCCCAGCCTGGCTTCCCTTAAGCAAGCAGGATCCATCCAGAGAAGCATTCGTAAGAGTAGTACTAGCAGTGATAACTTCAAAGCTCTGCTGCTGAAAAAGGGGAGCCGGACAGATGCCAGCTCTCGAATGTCAGCGGCTGAGATGCTGAAGAATACAGACCCAAGGTTTCACAGATCCAAGTCGGAGTCCTCGTCAGACACCCCTGACAGCCCCTCAAGCTGTTCTCCAAACAAGAACAGGAGGGCCCAGGAGGAGTGGGCCAAGAATGAAGGCCTGATGCCAAGGAGTCTGTCCTTCTCTGGCACCAGGTATGGCCGGAGCCGGACACCGCCTTCTGCTGCAAGTAGCAGGTACAGCATGAGGAACCGAATTCAAAGCAGCCCCATGACTGTCATTtctgagggagaaggggaagcaaCAGAGCCCACAGAGAACAGACTCCATCGGACTGCAGGAgttggaagggaaaaagaaatggatggaTTTACTGGGAATGAAATGGACACTAGTGATCTGCCATATTCTGAAGAGTGTGGCTCCAAGGGAGCTCAGGCTCCTAACCATGTTGACTCCACAGATAAGACAGCTAGTAAGACTCTATCAGGACAATGTAGAAGTTCTTTAAGGGAAGAGAGTTAG